A genome region from Arachidicoccus soli includes the following:
- a CDS encoding zinc ribbon domain-containing protein translates to MLAYKAEWYGRNIIKIGRFDPSSKTCSCCGSIRKDLRLKDREWTCVRCNSVHRYSI, encoded by the coding sequence ATGTTGGCGTACAAAGCAGAATGGTATGGGAGAAATATCATTAAAATAGGGCGTTTTGATCCATCGTCAAAGACCTGCTCTTGTTGTGGAAGCATTCGTAAAGACCTAAGGCTAAAAGACCGAGAGTGGACTTGCGTTAGGTGTAATTCTGTTCACAGGTATTCAATTTAA
- a CDS encoding glycoside hydrolase family 97 protein has product MLYDNYLLHVQQNNGFKTAYEELYQQVESPDWKQTDKMANLPALIDTRKQYKILISESDLSDYPGMFLKGSGNNGIQGAFPKVPLEFGPDGDRSQKILKLADYIAKTTGNRSFPWRYFVITKNDKQLIENTMTLRLAAKSMLADPSWIKPGQASWEWWNEATPYGPDVNFVSGCNLDTYKYYVDFASKFGVKYIVMDEGWAKSTTDPYTPNPDINLKELIRYANTKHVGIILWLTWLTVDKNMDLFKTFHQWGIKGVKIDFMERSDQWMVNYYEDVVKQAAKYHIFVDFHGAFKPSGLEYKYPNLLSYEGVLGMEQMGHCYPDNSIYLPFMRNAVGPMDFTPGAMINMQPDVYSAERPNAAAVGTRVNQLAMYVVFESGLQMLADNPTLYYRNLDCTKFITSVPTTWDETRALVAKVGEVVVVAKRKGAKWFVGGITNGKEKIRKEELHFDFLEKGRTYTMTYFEDGINADRQAMDYRKKTMQVRAGDTITIQMARNGGWAAVLE; this is encoded by the coding sequence ATGCTATACGACAATTACTTGTTACATGTACAACAGAATAATGGCTTTAAAACAGCTTATGAAGAGCTCTATCAACAAGTTGAATCCCCCGATTGGAAACAGACAGATAAAATGGCTAATCTTCCTGCTTTAATTGATACGAGAAAGCAATATAAAATACTGATCAGCGAATCGGACCTTTCCGATTATCCGGGAATGTTTCTTAAAGGCTCTGGAAATAATGGTATACAAGGTGCTTTCCCTAAAGTGCCACTTGAATTTGGCCCTGATGGAGACCGTAGTCAGAAAATTTTAAAATTAGCCGATTATATAGCAAAAACTACGGGAAACAGAAGTTTCCCTTGGCGCTATTTTGTGATTACCAAAAATGACAAACAGTTAATAGAAAATACCATGACCCTTAGACTGGCTGCAAAAAGCATGCTTGCCGACCCTTCATGGATTAAACCCGGCCAAGCAAGCTGGGAATGGTGGAATGAAGCCACACCCTACGGCCCTGACGTAAATTTTGTATCGGGATGCAACCTTGATACCTATAAGTATTATGTAGATTTTGCCTCAAAATTTGGCGTTAAATATATAGTAATGGATGAAGGCTGGGCAAAAAGTACGACAGACCCATATACACCAAATCCGGATATTAACTTAAAGGAATTGATTCGTTATGCAAATACAAAGCATGTCGGAATCATTCTATGGTTAACTTGGTTGACCGTGGACAAAAACATGGATTTGTTCAAGACCTTTCACCAGTGGGGAATAAAGGGTGTTAAGATTGATTTTATGGAACGCAGCGACCAATGGATGGTAAATTATTATGAAGATGTGGTGAAACAAGCTGCTAAATATCACATATTTGTTGATTTCCATGGTGCGTTTAAGCCTTCTGGCCTGGAGTATAAATATCCAAATCTGCTCTCCTATGAAGGAGTCTTAGGAATGGAGCAAATGGGTCACTGCTATCCGGATAATAGTATTTATCTTCCATTTATGCGAAATGCTGTGGGCCCCATGGATTTTACACCTGGTGCAATGATCAATATGCAGCCCGATGTTTATAGCGCAGAAAGACCTAATGCGGCAGCTGTCGGCACCCGTGTTAATCAGCTAGCCATGTATGTTGTCTTTGAGAGTGGTTTGCAGATGTTGGCCGATAATCCGACGCTTTATTATCGCAACCTTGATTGTACTAAATTCATAACTAGTGTGCCTACTACTTGGGACGAAACAAGAGCGCTGGTGGCTAAAGTCGGTGAAGTAGTTGTAGTGGCCAAACGTAAGGGCGCAAAGTGGTTTGTCGGTGGTATCACAAATGGAAAAGAAAAAATAAGAAAAGAAGAATTGCACTTTGACTTTTTAGAGAAAGGTAGAACTTACACAATGACTTATTTTGAAGATGGTATAAATGCTGACAGACAAGCCATGGATTATCGCAAGAAGACAATGCAAGTAAGAGCCGGTGATACGATTACCATTCAAATGGCACGCAATGGCGGATGGGCGGCAGTCCTTGAATAG
- a CDS encoding integrase core domain-containing protein produces MDDIQQRQEAIRLYLAKEKAAAIAHRFNKSRKWLYHWISRYKNNPQGNWWEEQSRAPHTPCASVDAAMEQNILLIRTELMQEKMAQIGAISIQYEMQRRAMPVAPVWTINRVIAKHGLNKPLEQKMPGKAYPETFWHTHQMDLVGPRYIKGDGMFYSINLIDITTHTCYVKAVRTKSSVGIVAALAAFWQKNGMPDALQMDNELAFRGSNRYPRSFGSIVRFALSQGVTPIFIPVKEPWRNGIIEKFNDTYQKRFLRAYTFENLNDLSVQEKAFITFHNSHHRYSSQQHKTPDEMQALALKPICYKGNIHLPNMDGKVHIPLRGGCVYYIRYIRSDLKLRLPNECFILHERFKYSYVVAEVNIENHCLNIRQNYEIVQTFPYTITAIDW; encoded by the coding sequence ATGGATGATATTCAGCAAAGACAGGAAGCCATAAGGCTATATTTGGCAAAAGAAAAAGCGGCAGCAATAGCGCATCGTTTTAATAAAAGCCGCAAATGGTTGTATCATTGGATAAGCCGTTACAAGAATAACCCACAAGGCAACTGGTGGGAAGAACAAAGCCGGGCGCCTCACACGCCTTGTGCATCTGTAGATGCTGCAATGGAACAGAATATTTTGTTGATACGTACAGAATTGATGCAGGAGAAAATGGCACAGATTGGTGCTATATCCATTCAATACGAGATGCAACGCAGGGCAATGCCTGTTGCACCGGTATGGACTATTAACCGTGTGATTGCAAAACATGGCTTGAATAAGCCTTTGGAACAAAAGATGCCGGGTAAAGCTTATCCTGAAACATTCTGGCATACACATCAAATGGATTTGGTTGGTCCCAGATACATCAAGGGCGATGGTATGTTTTACAGCATTAATCTGATAGATATTACTACGCATACCTGTTATGTGAAAGCGGTACGTACCAAGTCGTCTGTGGGCATTGTGGCAGCCCTCGCTGCGTTTTGGCAAAAAAACGGTATGCCCGATGCCTTGCAAATGGATAACGAATTAGCCTTTCGGGGTTCTAACCGTTATCCGCGCAGCTTTGGCAGCATTGTCCGATTTGCCCTTAGCCAAGGGGTGACTCCGATATTCATTCCGGTAAAAGAACCTTGGCGTAACGGCATCATCGAAAAGTTTAATGATACCTATCAGAAGCGATTTTTAAGAGCTTATACTTTTGAAAATTTGAATGACTTATCCGTACAGGAAAAAGCATTCATTACGTTTCACAATAGTCATCACCGTTACAGTTCGCAACAGCACAAAACTCCCGATGAGATGCAGGCATTAGCCTTAAAACCCATATGTTACAAAGGAAATATCCATTTGCCTAATATGGACGGCAAAGTCCATATACCGCTTCGCGGAGGTTGCGTGTATTATATCCGATACATCCGAAGTGATTTGAAACTTCGCTTGCCTAATGAGTGTTTTATCCTGCACGAACGATTTAAGTACAGCTATGTGGTCGCTGAAGTAAATATAGAAAATCATTGCCTCAACATCCGACAGAACTATGAAATTGTTCAAACCTTCCCTTACACGATTACCGCCATTGATTGGTAG
- a CDS encoding glycoside hydrolase family 97 N-terminal domain-containing protein, producing MNLKLKFAGIFILLLGVSAQLKAQSESIELVSPNAEIKVSIHLSDRIYYSISEDNNLLLDKSHLGLTLKNGTLGENPVLISVKKRKGEDFIKPIVPLKFSAIKSEYNDLLMHFKGDYAVEFRAFNDGIAYRFITNKTGDLEVMNEDFYIHFPSNYLINSIT from the coding sequence ATGAATTTAAAACTAAAATTTGCAGGAATTTTCATTCTGTTATTGGGTGTATCTGCACAACTTAAAGCACAATCTGAGTCAATTGAATTGGTATCTCCAAATGCGGAGATCAAGGTCAGTATCCATTTGAGCGACAGGATATATTATTCAATATCTGAGGATAATAACCTGCTTTTGGATAAAAGTCATTTGGGCCTTACCTTAAAAAATGGAACACTCGGTGAAAACCCTGTCTTGATATCGGTGAAGAAGCGGAAAGGTGAAGATTTTATAAAGCCCATAGTGCCTTTAAAATTCTCTGCAATAAAAAGTGAGTACAATGACTTGCTTATGCATTTTAAAGGCGATTATGCAGTAGAGTTTCGGGCTTTTAACGACGGTATTGCCTATCGTTTTATCACAAACAAAACAGGAGATCTGGAAGTGATGAATGAAGATTTTTACATTCATTTTCCTAGTAATTACTTGATAAATAGCATAACATAG
- a CDS encoding SGNH/GDSL hydrolase family protein: MKKASILFFILLALGASSLAQCKLSPFKAGDRIVFAGNSITEAGLYESYIWLYYMTHFPDRPVTVFNGGVGGDVSEQIYRRLDGDLLAKKPSVLVISFGMNDSKYFEYNDPKNPVTETRRKAFVNESYQGYLKIQSKLKNLPNIEKIIMASSPYDATAKQSGVIFVGKVKTMKEIVEFQKKAAKKQHWGFVDLFHPMTAINERGQKKDPAYTKVKC, translated from the coding sequence ATGAAAAAAGCAAGTATTTTATTTTTTATTCTATTGGCACTAGGTGCTAGCAGTTTGGCTCAATGTAAACTCAGTCCATTTAAAGCAGGAGACCGAATTGTGTTTGCTGGTAACAGTATTACGGAGGCGGGGCTCTATGAATCCTATATTTGGTTGTATTATATGACACATTTCCCCGACAGGCCAGTTACCGTATTCAATGGTGGTGTCGGAGGTGATGTGTCAGAGCAGATTTACAGACGGCTGGACGGAGATCTACTCGCTAAAAAGCCTTCTGTGCTTGTCATTAGTTTTGGAATGAATGATAGTAAATATTTTGAATACAATGACCCCAAGAACCCGGTAACAGAAACCAGAAGAAAGGCATTTGTAAATGAATCTTATCAAGGTTATTTGAAGATTCAATCCAAATTAAAAAACCTTCCCAATATTGAAAAAATCATCATGGCTTCATCTCCTTATGATGCAACGGCTAAACAATCAGGTGTCATCTTTGTAGGGAAGGTCAAAACGATGAAGGAAATCGTTGAATTTCAAAAAAAAGCGGCCAAAAAGCAGCACTGGGGTTTTGTAGATTTATTTCACCCCATGACAGCTATCAATGAAAGAGGACAGAAAAAAGACCCTGCTTATACCAAAGTGAAATGTTAA
- a CDS encoding IS630 family transposase — translation MYFQDESRFGLFTKNGKALTARGVKPICPFQQVFQSTYLFGAFSPITGDKLLLELPHCNADWFQIFLDHLSNLHPNEYKIVVLDNGAFHHAKKLKIPENISLLFLPPYSPELNPAEKMWARYKRTFTNRLHKSLEQLSIFIEEVVKNTSKDTVISTCAYSYIFERLFWTN, via the coding sequence TTGTATTTTCAAGATGAGAGCCGTTTTGGCTTATTTACTAAAAATGGAAAAGCCCTAACCGCAAGAGGTGTCAAGCCTATCTGTCCCTTTCAACAAGTATTCCAGTCCACCTATTTATTCGGAGCGTTTTCGCCCATTACCGGCGATAAATTGCTGCTGGAACTGCCCCATTGCAACGCCGATTGGTTTCAAATATTCTTAGATCATTTATCCAATCTCCATCCAAATGAATATAAAATTGTAGTATTGGATAATGGAGCTTTTCATCATGCCAAAAAATTAAAAATTCCCGAGAATATTTCACTGCTTTTTTTACCACCTTATAGTCCGGAACTAAACCCTGCAGAAAAAATGTGGGCAAGGTATAAAAGGACTTTTACCAATAGGCTACACAAATCATTGGAGCAACTCAGTATATTCATAGAAGAAGTGGTAAAAAATACTTCAAAAGATACCGTCATTTCTACTTGTGCATATAGCTATATTTTTGAAAGATTATTTTGGACTAATTAA
- a CDS encoding helix-turn-helix domain-containing protein has translation MSLPKQIHIVESIGELRKLQKASIPMIANRIKALIEFKKHEQKGISKRAVADNIGVNQNSVQTWRTMYINGGIEAVLNYQKQAGRPSGITKAEHKQIEAKLKDPKNGLRGYVELLDWMESEFNKTFAYNTVLKYCYRHFNSKIKVARKSHIKKDEEAVSTFKKTLVKPVKK, from the coding sequence ATGTCGTTACCCAAACAAATACATATAGTAGAAAGTATCGGAGAATTGCGCAAACTACAAAAGGCTTCGATTCCTATGATTGCCAATAGGATAAAAGCCCTAATAGAGTTTAAGAAGCATGAGCAAAAAGGCATTTCCAAAAGAGCCGTAGCCGATAACATTGGCGTAAATCAAAACAGTGTGCAAACTTGGCGCACGATGTATATAAATGGAGGGATAGAAGCGGTTTTAAACTATCAAAAGCAGGCCGGCCGTCCATCAGGCATTACCAAAGCAGAGCATAAACAAATAGAAGCAAAATTAAAAGATCCTAAAAATGGCTTACGGGGCTATGTAGAGTTATTGGACTGGATGGAATCGGAATTTAATAAAACCTTTGCGTACAATACTGTTTTAAAATATTGCTATCGCCATTTTAATTCCAAGATAAAGGTAGCCCGCAAAAGTCATATCAAAAAAGACGAAGAGGCTGTGTCCACTTTTAAAAAAACTTTAGTCAAACCTGTCAAGAAATAG
- a CDS encoding RagB/SusD family nutrient uptake outer membrane protein, whose translation MKKIVLIISSFILVFSSCSKKDLQPVDAYSSSTFFTSQAAAFSNLSACYALTNMGGQFEGGNNYFLDDITDNAYCGFTNQLAFFITLGTVTPSLTGKYADFYRTYFPYTGIASDNLFLANIDKVTMDGTLKEQWKAEVRFLRAFDYARKYMFWGGVPLVTTPLNFGDELKIPRSSGDSIVAFCLSELNDVINVLPLTIDQNDAARVTKGAALMLKARLELFYASVKANGLADGVTEKGTPDPTTAAKYYAAAAADSKAIIDLNQYGLSNDYEGLFWEKNQGTPERQKEVMLEVAYKYPTYGSDLSALYTLNEGGWNSESPTQNMVDEYETKNGLMIKNDPSYNPNDPYKNRDPRLSYSVIYPGMSWNGRYFNSISTAGGGEYYNSSNGNRSKTGYCLRKYCAPLADLLHDPGSDVQGLNFIVMRYPEVLLTRAEALIELNQNLGEAASLINQVRQRTGVNMPPIVASDQTTMRAQVRHERRVEFAFEGLRWFDIKRWKIAENTMNGNVLGVHPGTVDANTGAITLTGSNITVGDVRVFHANRDYYFPIPQSDIDLGKPILKQNLNW comes from the coding sequence ATGAAAAAAATAGTTTTAATAATTAGTTCATTCATACTGGTCTTCTCATCTTGCTCAAAAAAAGATTTACAACCAGTAGACGCTTACTCATCAAGTACATTCTTTACATCGCAAGCAGCTGCCTTTAGTAATCTTTCCGCTTGTTATGCTTTAACAAATATGGGTGGTCAATTCGAAGGTGGTAACAACTATTTTCTTGACGATATCACTGACAATGCATATTGTGGTTTTACCAATCAATTAGCCTTTTTTATTACATTGGGTACAGTAACCCCTTCTTTAACTGGAAAGTACGCAGATTTTTACAGAACCTATTTCCCATATACAGGTATAGCATCTGACAATCTTTTCTTAGCAAATATCGATAAAGTAACAATGGACGGTACTTTAAAAGAACAATGGAAAGCCGAAGTTCGATTTTTAAGGGCTTTTGATTATGCGCGTAAGTATATGTTTTGGGGAGGAGTTCCACTAGTAACCACTCCTCTTAATTTTGGGGATGAATTAAAAATACCAAGAAGTTCTGGTGATTCTATTGTCGCATTCTGTTTGAGTGAATTAAATGATGTAATAAATGTTTTACCACTAACAATTGATCAAAATGATGCAGCGAGAGTTACCAAGGGCGCAGCACTTATGCTAAAAGCAAGATTAGAGTTGTTTTATGCTAGCGTTAAGGCGAATGGTTTGGCCGATGGAGTTACAGAGAAAGGGACTCCGGATCCAACCACTGCAGCGAAATATTATGCAGCAGCCGCTGCTGATTCAAAAGCCATTATTGATTTAAATCAGTATGGTTTATCTAATGATTATGAAGGATTGTTCTGGGAGAAAAATCAAGGAACACCAGAGAGGCAGAAAGAAGTAATGTTAGAGGTGGCTTATAAATATCCAACTTATGGTTCCGACTTAAGCGCATTATACACTTTGAATGAAGGTGGCTGGAACTCTGAAAGCCCAACACAAAATATGGTGGACGAATATGAAACAAAGAATGGCCTAATGATAAAGAACGATCCTTCCTACAATCCTAATGATCCCTATAAAAATAGAGATCCAAGACTGTCCTACTCAGTTATTTACCCAGGCATGTCATGGAATGGCAGATATTTTAATAGTATATCAACCGCAGGGGGTGGTGAATATTATAATTCAAGCAATGGTAACAGATCCAAAACGGGTTATTGTTTAAGAAAATATTGTGCACCTCTTGCCGATTTACTGCATGATCCAGGAAGTGATGTACAAGGACTTAATTTTATTGTTATGCGTTACCCAGAAGTATTGCTAACAAGAGCTGAAGCACTAATTGAATTAAATCAGAACTTAGGAGAAGCCGCTAGCCTTATTAATCAAGTTAGACAAAGAACTGGTGTAAATATGCCGCCAATTGTTGCCAGTGATCAAACAACAATGCGAGCGCAGGTTCGTCATGAACGCAGAGTAGAGTTTGCGTTTGAAGGGCTAAGGTGGTTTGATATTAAACGTTGGAAAATTGCAGAAAACACAATGAATGGAAATGTTTTGGGTGTTCACCCGGGCACCGTTGATGCAAACACTGGTGCAATTACTTTAACTGGAAGTAATATTACTGTTGGAGACGTAAGGGTTTTCCATGCCAATAGAGATTATTATTTTCCCATTCCTCAATCTGATATAGATTTAGGAAAGCCAATATTAAAGCAAAATCTTAATTGGTAA
- a CDS encoding TonB-dependent receptor — protein MKLILVLTTVACLQVAGKGSAQKINLSVKNASMEGVFLKMEQQTGYNFFYNASLLKLAKPVTLNLNSVTIQSVLNACFEKQPNLTYSIVDKIVIIKRKKEVAVLNQRTIDTKVLVLSEINGRITDSTGNPIAGASIVNSRSKKGTFSDVHGEFKIEAQKGDILVFSYIGYTQKEITVEGSAAMDVILKAKPNILSDFVVVAFGKKSKQTLIESVTQIDDKVIKNRPVNNAVSALQGQVAGLNIVSYSGQPGITPSINIRGAGSINSSTSPLVIVDGVPGSMSLIDPNDIESISVLKDAAASSLYGARAANGVILITTKTGKVGKIAVSYAGYVGWQKPTELFQEANAYNYANAFNEATMYDLITPSSLSFDSSKLIFTNAQLSNWQSGKAESVNWRKALFDGNNGFTQSHYINIGGGVSHDDFTLKNNFSFGYLQQNGNVANTGYKRYSIRSNNELKWNKLTTNLSIGLITDNREEPSSKAVGNLGSIISAINRQRPVDSIKLSDNSWNITSTNDTRNPVRQAVEGGYYNPINYNILVNFNTAYTIIKDLTLKYTMGLSYDLNAASQFQNELAWYNGTTTGPNSSTMSNYSDRENMQQLDLSYAKQIQKNHFSAIVGVQQNIHNYRSTTLSRGNFINNSSNSMQLGDASTQTNSSSQYKWILEGVFGRLNYDFDQKYILELNFREDASSRLTPNANKDFFPSYAVGWRLSQESFWAGLKHILPEMKIRASYGTLGNANVATSTGNNNAMYYSYNSIIGNIYSNGLGYNLASVFDGTVNNAFSLTQNPNNKLRWERTTIADMAIDGTILNPNFTYTIDYFNKRTNRILLQQPLSDINGVTSTVGVGATPQYPANVGSLQNQGVEISFGYTKQNANGFSYSFNANYSHIASKILGLGGLNLESSNTLAVGYPLNAFYLYQSDGLLTKDEFTNHTSNDPILPGQKWGDERIKDITGDGKITSDDRMMINKSSVPKDLFGLNFDFNYKGFGIAGMLQGAASYYKYLGASVGYGFNSGYSITDWTINNSYNPLVDPNNYNTRLPRVSISNSINNTYPSTAYLFNSSYVRLKNLQIYYDLASSVMQRMHIKSMRVFASGQNLLTFSKLPKALGIDPEINSATAGYPLVVIYTLGVNVSF, from the coding sequence ATGAAACTTATTTTGGTTTTAACAACTGTAGCTTGCCTTCAAGTAGCTGGGAAAGGCAGTGCTCAAAAAATCAATCTCTCAGTAAAGAATGCTTCAATGGAAGGCGTTTTCCTTAAAATGGAGCAGCAAACGGGCTATAATTTTTTTTATAATGCTTCACTATTAAAATTAGCGAAACCTGTAACCTTAAATCTAAATTCGGTAACGATTCAAAGTGTATTAAACGCCTGTTTTGAAAAACAGCCGAATCTCACTTATTCGATTGTTGATAAAATTGTTATTATAAAAAGAAAAAAGGAAGTAGCGGTTTTAAATCAAAGAACGATTGATACAAAGGTTTTAGTCCTGAGCGAAATAAATGGAAGAATTACAGACTCTACCGGCAACCCAATTGCAGGCGCTTCCATTGTCAATAGTAGGAGTAAAAAAGGAACTTTCTCAGATGTACATGGCGAATTTAAAATTGAAGCTCAAAAAGGTGATATTCTGGTGTTCTCTTACATAGGTTATACACAAAAAGAGATAACTGTCGAAGGAAGCGCTGCAATGGATGTCATACTAAAAGCAAAACCAAATATTCTTAGTGATTTTGTTGTAGTTGCATTTGGGAAAAAGAGTAAACAAACCTTAATTGAATCTGTAACACAAATTGATGATAAAGTCATTAAGAATAGACCGGTAAATAACGCTGTTTCAGCATTACAAGGGCAAGTAGCTGGCTTGAATATTGTGTCTTATTCTGGGCAGCCAGGCATAACTCCGTCCATAAACATTCGAGGCGCAGGTTCTATCAATAGCTCCACATCTCCATTGGTTATCGTTGATGGAGTGCCGGGTTCAATGAGTTTGATAGATCCAAATGATATTGAATCTATCTCTGTTTTAAAGGATGCAGCAGCTTCATCATTATATGGCGCACGTGCTGCTAATGGTGTTATTTTAATCACGACCAAGACAGGAAAAGTTGGTAAGATTGCTGTTTCCTATGCTGGTTATGTGGGTTGGCAAAAACCTACAGAGTTATTTCAAGAAGCAAATGCCTATAATTATGCAAATGCATTTAATGAGGCAACAATGTATGATTTAATTACCCCATCTAGCCTTAGTTTTGATTCTTCAAAGTTGATTTTCACAAATGCTCAATTAAGCAATTGGCAGTCAGGAAAAGCTGAAAGTGTCAATTGGAGAAAAGCGTTATTTGATGGGAATAATGGGTTTACGCAATCTCACTATATTAATATTGGAGGAGGAGTTAGCCATGATGATTTTACGTTAAAAAATAATTTCTCTTTTGGCTATTTGCAGCAAAATGGAAATGTTGCCAATACCGGCTATAAACGATATTCTATCCGTAGTAATAATGAATTAAAATGGAATAAACTCACGACCAATTTATCTATTGGGTTAATAACAGACAATAGAGAAGAACCATCTTCTAAGGCAGTAGGCAATTTGGGCTCCATCATTAGTGCAATTAACAGGCAAAGACCTGTTGATTCAATAAAATTGTCTGATAACAGTTGGAATATCACTTCAACCAATGATACTCGTAACCCAGTAAGACAGGCTGTCGAAGGTGGATATTACAATCCAATTAATTATAATATTTTGGTGAATTTTAATACAGCTTATACAATAATTAAAGACTTGACACTGAAATATACAATGGGGTTAAGTTATGATTTAAACGCTGCTTCACAATTTCAAAATGAATTAGCTTGGTATAATGGGACTACAACAGGTCCTAATAGTTCAACTATGTCTAATTATTCGGATCGAGAAAACATGCAGCAATTAGATTTGTCTTACGCTAAACAAATACAAAAAAATCACTTTAGTGCAATTGTAGGAGTACAGCAGAATATTCATAACTATCGTAGTACTACTTTATCAAGGGGAAACTTCATCAATAATAGTTCGAATAGTATGCAATTGGGTGATGCTTCTACTCAAACTAATAGTAGCTCTCAATACAAATGGATTTTAGAAGGTGTATTTGGACGATTAAATTATGACTTTGACCAAAAATACATATTAGAACTCAATTTTAGAGAAGATGCCTCTTCTCGTCTTACACCTAATGCCAACAAAGATTTCTTTCCTTCTTATGCAGTTGGGTGGCGTTTATCTCAAGAATCTTTTTGGGCAGGTCTAAAGCATATTTTGCCAGAAATGAAAATAAGAGCAAGTTATGGTACATTAGGAAATGCTAATGTAGCAACCTCTACAGGCAATAATAATGCAATGTATTACAGCTATAATTCCATCATAGGCAATATCTATTCAAATGGATTAGGATACAATCTTGCATCTGTTTTTGATGGCACAGTTAATAATGCGTTTTCACTAACACAAAATCCAAATAATAAACTTAGATGGGAGAGAACAACTATTGCTGACATGGCTATTGATGGTACAATTTTAAACCCCAATTTCACTTATACGATTGATTATTTTAACAAAAGAACAAATAGGATATTATTGCAACAACCATTATCAGATATCAATGGAGTTACATCCACAGTGGGGGTTGGAGCAACACCACAATACCCTGCAAATGTCGGAAGTCTTCAAAATCAAGGAGTCGAAATATCATTCGGGTATACTAAACAAAATGCAAATGGTTTTAGCTATAGTTTTAACGCAAATTATAGTCATATTGCTAGTAAAATTCTAGGTTTAGGAGGATTAAATCTTGAGTCATCCAATACGTTAGCAGTAGGCTATCCTTTAAATGCATTCTATTTATATCAAAGTGATGGACTTTTGACCAAAGATGAGTTTACAAATCATACATCAAATGATCCGATATTACCAGGACAAAAATGGGGCGACGAACGTATAAAAGATATCACGGGCGATGGTAAAATTACATCTGATGATAGAATGATGATTAATAAAAGTAGTGTGCCTAAAGATCTATTTGGTTTAAATTTCGATTTCAATTATAAAGGTTTTGGAATCGCTGGTATGTTGCAGGGAGCAGCAAGCTATTACAAATATTTGGGAGCCAGTGTAGGCTATGGTTTCAATAGTGGTTATAGCATTACCGATTGGACAATAAATAATTCTTACAATCCATTGGTTGATCCTAATAATTATAATACTCGCTTACCGAGGGTCTCTATCTCAAATTCTATTAATAATACCTACCCATCAACAGCATATTTATTTAATAGCTCCTATGTAAGATTGAAAAATTTGCAGATATATTATGATTTGGCTTCTTCCGTAATGCAGAGAATGCATATTAAAAGCATGCGAGTGTTTGCATCAGGGCAAAATTTATTGACGTTCTCAAAATTACCTAAAGCATTGGGTATAGATCCTGAAATAAATAGCGCAACAGCAGGTTATCCATTGGTAGTAATATACACTCTAGGTGTAAATGTTTCATTCTAA